In the genome of bacterium, the window TCCTTCTCGACCTTCTGGGGAACATCCGGCTTCTTCTTGTCGCCCTTATGGACCAGGTAGGCTTCCCCATCGACCTTCGCCACATAAAGCGGCGGCAATTGGACCTTGGGGGTGGGGGTTCCCGTCGGGGTGCGGGTATCGGTGGGCGTCCTCGTCGGGGTATAGGTCTTGGTGGGCGTATGGGTCTTGGTCGGAGTGAAGGTCTTGGTCGGGGTGTGCGTCCGGGTGTTGGTGGGTTTGGGTCCCGGAGTGGAAGCGGCCTTGGACTCGTCCGCCGAAACCCTGGTCATGGTCCCAACGAATCCGGAGAACAGCAGTCCCACGCAGAAAAGGGCCACCATTGCGATCTTCTTCCCCATCAGTCCCTCCCGGAACGCTTTTTGACCCGCCCAACCCGGCTCAGAACGGCAGCTTGTCCCCGATCGTCTTCTTGACATCGTCTTCCTGCTGCTGGGGCAGGATGCCACCCGGCACTTTCTCCATGACCTGGCCGTGCAATTGGCCCAGAAGTTCCTGCTTCTTCTGCTCCAGTTCGTTGGAGACGTTCTCGAAATCCTTGAAGCTGTCCATTTGGGCGCCGGTCAGGGGCGACTTGACCGCCAGGCCCGTGGTCTTCACCACCGCTCCATAGCCCTTGTCGATGACCTCCTCGTGGTCCTTGACCCGGGTGAAGATGGACCCCTCGAAGGTCTGGGCGCTCACCTTCTTCTGGTCCTTGTCGTAGTCCACCCCAAAGACCGTTCCCCGCACGCCCGTGACCACGCCGCCCGCCTCCACCTCGAAGCTCGACGAGGAGGTGGCCAGTTTCTTCACCTGGGCCTTGAACTTGCCCCAGGCCAAAAGGAACCGGGTCTTGAGGCTGTCCTTGTCCTCGGCCAACTGCTTGACCGTCACGCTGGTCTTGGACCCCACCTCCACCACGCTGCCGTTCTTGAATTCCAGGTAGGCATTGCTATCCGCGCCGGTGGCGACCTTGTCGCCTTGGACCAGGCTCTCGGGCGGCTTGCCCGTGTGGGACTTCTTGCCGTGGGTCACCGTGACCTTACCCTGGACCTTGGCCAGGAAAAGGACGACGTCGGCGTCGGCCGCCCAAAGCGGGGACGCGAAAGCGAGGATGGCCAGACAGGCGACGGACCGAAAAAGATCCATGACTTTCTCCTGGGGTTTTTGGAACGCCCCTATGAAACTAGCTTTCAAGCCGGTTCTCAAGTTAAATAAGGCGCCCTAGAAGGCCCTTTTGGAGGAACCATGCCCCGCTTTTACCAGTACCCAAAATGTTCCACCTGCCGCAACGCCCAGAAATGGCTGGAAGCCCGCAAGATAGGATTGGAATCCACCGACATCACCCTGGACCCGCCCTCCAAGGCCGAATTGAAGGCCATCCTGAAAGCGAGCGGGAAAAAGGTGACGGACCTGCTGAACAAGAGCGGCGAGCAGTACCGGGCGCTGAACATGAAGGAGAAGGTGAAGACCCTGACCGAGGACCAGGTCCTGGAGCTGCTGTCCAAAAACGGACGTTTGATCAAACGCCCTTTGGTGTTCGAAGGCAAAAGAGCCACCATCGGGTTCCAAGAGGAAGAATTTAACAAGACTTGGAAATGAGGTTTTGGGCCTCTCCCGCTCCGGGGTTTTTCTTGCCAATTCCTTCTTTATTTTGTAAAAGTATTGCCTTGTTCGGCGGCCCAAGCCTCACCGGGCCCCCTTTTCCCCACACCTCCCACTATTTCATCCGCTGTTCTCGCAAGAGGTCGGGAATTGTTTCGAAGGGACCCATAAAATTCCTGCGGAATTATTATGGGCAGACAGGCTTTTTGATCTTGCTTCGTTATTGTTCGGCCTGTCGGCCGTTAAATCAAAGACCTAGAGAAGGAAGGGACCATGAATATCTCGGAGATCGAAAAGCACCTCGGCGGCCAAGCCAAGGACCTGTTGGGCTATCAATGCAAGGGCATCAACAAGAGCTCCATCCACGTGCCCAGCGGGGACTGGGTGGACCGGATCTTCATCAACTCCGACCGCAACAACCGCGTCCTTTCGAGCCTCAACTGGCTCTATAACGCGGGCCGCCTGGCGGGGACGGGTTACGTCTCCATCCTTCCCGTGGACCAGGGCATCGAGCACTCCGCCGGGGCCTCCTTCGCCAAGAACCCCATGTACTTCGACGCCGAGAACATCGTGAAGCTCGCCATCGAGGGCGGCTGCAACGCGGTGGCCTCCACCCTGGGCGTCCTGGGCATCGTCTCGCGCAAATACGCCCACAAGATCCCCTTCCTCGTGAAGCTCAACCACAACGAGCTCTTGACCTACCCCAACAAGGCCTCCCAGTTCTACTTCGGGTCGGTCAAGCAGGCCTACGACATGGGGGCCGCCGGCATCGGCGCCACCGTCTATTTCGGCAGCGAGAACTCCCAGCGCGAGATCGAGGAGACCACCAAGGCCTTCCAACAGGCCCATGAGTACGGCATGTTCACCGTGCTTTGGTGCTACGTCCGCAACAAGGCCTTCAAGACCAAGGAGAAGGACTTCCACGTGTCCGCCGACCTGACGGGCCAGGCCAACCACCTGGGCGTCACCATCGAGGCCGACATCATCAAGCAGAAGCTCCCCGAGAACAACGGCGGCTTCGCCTACCTGAACCAGGAATCCTCCTACGGCAAGTTCGACAAGCGCATGTACGACAGCCTCTGCCCGGACCACCCCATCGAGTGGACCCGCTGGCAGGTGGCCAACTGCTACATGGGCCGCGCGGGGCTCAT includes:
- a CDS encoding FecR family protein: MDLFRSVACLAILAFASPLWAADADVVLFLAKVQGKVTVTHGKKSHTGKPPESLVQGDKVATGADSNAYLEFKNGSVVEVGSKTSVTVKQLAEDKDSLKTRFLLAWGKFKAQVKKLATSSSSFEVEAGGVVTGVRGTVFGVDYDKDQKKVSAQTFEGSIFTRVKDHEEVIDKGYGAVVKTTGLAVKSPLTGAQMDSFKDFENVSNELEQKKQELLGQLHGQVMEKVPGGILPQQQEDDVKKTIGDKLPF
- a CDS encoding Spx/MgsR family RNA polymerase-binding regulatory protein yields the protein MPRFYQYPKCSTCRNAQKWLEARKIGLESTDITLDPPSKAELKAILKASGKKVTDLLNKSGEQYRALNMKEKVKTLTEDQVLELLSKNGRLIKRPLVFEGKRATIGFQEEEFNKTWK
- a CDS encoding class I fructose-bisphosphate aldolase, which produces MNISEIEKHLGGQAKDLLGYQCKGINKSSIHVPSGDWVDRIFINSDRNNRVLSSLNWLYNAGRLAGTGYVSILPVDQGIEHSAGASFAKNPMYFDAENIVKLAIEGGCNAVASTLGVLGIVSRKYAHKIPFLVKLNHNELLTYPNKASQFYFGSVKQAYDMGAAGIGATVYFGSENSQREIEETTKAFQQAHEYGMFTVLWCYVRNKAFKTKEKDFHVSADLTGQANHLGVTIEADIIKQKLPENNGGFAYLNQESSYGKFDKRMYDSLCPDHPIEWTRWQVANCYMGRAGLINSGGASGENDFAEAVKTAVINKRAGGMGLISGRKAFQRPMEEGAKLLQTIQDVYLCKDVTIA